The DNA region CAAATATCCAGAAAGGTAACGGGACTGGGACACCAGTTTTATTGAAATACCAAACACAATAATATTTACATGTATACACAGTGGGCATCCTAAAAGTGTGATTCTTACCACAGGTTTGACCGAGGCATGGACGTGGGTTATCAAAACTACACGCCGTCACAGCCGCTCCAGCATTCTTTCTCATCGCCGGACAGCCTGCAGAGACAAGCTATGGTGAGTCTTGTCATCTTAAGCATTTAAGGTCAGAAAGCACAAATTGCATACAGGGATTTGTGATGTTTTGTGGGTGTGACATTGATTGCAGATGACCTATGCATAGTCCATAAATGCACGTGTTTGCAGATTCATTCACAATTTCTTCTCTTTGCATTCTCTGCAGATGTACAGCATGTGGCAGCAGGGAAATGGAGCTGTGTCTCCTCTAATACAGCCTGGGTACCAAGCATCTGGGCAGCTGCACAGGCAGGGTGGTTCTGGGGGAAGCTGGCAGGACCTTTCTCCCCAGCGTGTGCACAGGCAGCACTCCCATCACTACCAGCAGGATAACGAGCAGTGCAGCCGTGGGTCTGGGTCCGACAGGCACGCCAGGGGTCAGCACGACAACtggaagaacaacaacaacaaccgaACCCACGGCCGGGACAACAGGCGGGAAGATTCCAGAGATGGCAGGTGGCGCCAAAACAGATACTGAGTTACTGATAAGAAATactctgattttgttttattggcaGTACTGATTCAATTTTATGCctaccttttttatagctttctaaaatttttatctttttaaaccaaaaaaaaaaaattgtaataattgaacagaaaaaaaaaagttttgtgtcagagaaagtgtttttaaaaccatTGTGGCACAAAgttgaaatacagtaaatgttttattttaggaTTGGTAAAAAGTTCATTTATGAGTTAGTGATGAGATACACTTAATATATGTATCGTCTAGCATTCAGCCTTGTAAGCACTGTGGAAAATGACAAAAAGGAATGACTCCATGATGTAATATAGTGTTGGGCACATTCTGTAATGATTTGATCACTACAATGGGACTAATGCAagttttcatttccattttgaaATCCTTCtccagaaaaataaatgtggctTTGTAAGTTAAGCTGTTGTATAGTAGCACCATTTTCTGTAATGtgtactgttaatacaaaatgtattctgCTAAACAAAAAAGTGATGGGAGGGGGATAATTGCCACCAGCATATATACACAGATGTCTGTACTGTTGTATCCAGGATACCTTGACATTcgattttatcatttaaaaaacagtgtttctggtttgaaatttgtaatttttttaatttatttttaacctgcTGCGTGGAGGTCACTGTACACCAATATAAACTGCTGATGGGAGCAAAACACGGTAATCATAGTTCGACATCCAGCATTTTAAAGTGGCCGTGTGATGAACCTACATTGCAATCATTAACGGCAGTTACACAATGAATCTTGTACCGGCCcatgaatttatatatatttttttgaaagctGAAATATTGGTAAAGCTTTACTACTGCTGGGCCTGCTATGTACTCACACCCTTCTTTTTGAAGGAAGAATGAAAGTCTGTAAGTTAAAACAACACTCAGGTACAGCTGTCAAGCAATTTTGTAATTGTCTTATAGGTTCAATAATGACATCTATGCCATTTCAACagggtgtgtttttcttttaaggttGATTTTTGTAAGCCTAAAAAGCACCAACACCCGATTGCAGAATGTGCATGCCCTATATAGATTTATACTTTTTGAAGACTATATTTTTTTAAGCTATGAAGCTGCaccttttaaattaattaattgggaaTGACAATTGATACATTTTACATTCttaattttacatttgtaaaaaaaaaagtgtttctggtttgaaatttgtaatttttttaattttattttttaactgatgcATTTGAGTGTACTGTATACACCAATATAAACTGCTGACTGGGagcagaaacactgtaaatcATAGTTCTGACATGCCAGCATTTTAAAGTGTTCCTGTGGATGAGACCTACTTGCAATCAGTACTGAAGTTACAATGATCTTGTACCGAGCCCATgatttatatatagtttttgaaagctgaatattGAAAGCTGTTACTGCTTGTCCCTGCTATGTACTAACACCCTTCTTTTGGAAAGGAAGAATGAAAGTCTTGTAAGTTTAAAACACTCAGGTACAATCTGTAAATgcaatttgtaattgttttaatatgttgCAATAATGAACAGCTATTCCAGTTTCAACAgtggttgtgttttcttttaaggtTGATTTTTGTAGCCTAAAAAGCACCACCCAGATTGCAAGAATGTGCATGCCCTATATAGATTTTATACTTTTgaaatacataattatttttttttaagctatgaagctgcacatttaaattattaattggGAATTATAACAGAACCTTTCCCTTTTAGTAGGATTCTGTTTGTTCAAATTTGAAGACCTTGAAAAGGACTTCTGGTTGaaacgtttctcattgaatttCTAGTACTTCTGAATTCAGCGGTATTGAGTGGTT from Polyodon spathula isolate WHYD16114869_AA unplaced genomic scaffold, ASM1765450v1 scaffolds_1288, whole genome shotgun sequence includes:
- the rbm7 gene encoding RNA-binding protein 7; this translates as MGTSHEADRTLFVGNLDSNVTEELLFELFLQAGPLTNVKIPKEKDGKPKMFAFVNFKHEASVPYAMELLNGTRLFGRPIKIQFRSGSSHGNQDSNSPGHSQNSSPSNTPVPQGGRFDRGMDVGYQNYTPSQPLQHSFSSPDSLQRQAMMYSMWQQGNGAVSPLIQPGYQASGQLHRQGGSGGSWQDLSPQRVHRQHSHHYQQDNEQCSRGSGSDRHARGQHDNWKNNNNNRTHGRDNRREDSRDGRWRQNRY